The nucleotide window ttaaatctGTTTATTTGCGCATACTTTCTTCAAGTCTCTTTGATTTTACGCAGTGCTTCATAACCTGGCCAGTACATGTCTGATCACGAGCATAGCCGTTTAACTGATATTTTGTTAATAAGCAAGTTTTTCTCAAAGACCATTAAACAACCGAAATTATTGGAATATGTCCTATCCCCTTTGAATGGCAGTACTTAGGCCTAATGTCTGACCGCTGTCATTGCTTTTCGATACCCCTTGTATTCGAATAGACTACTGCCATTTCTGAACTAGTACTGGGCAAGTTTCAATCATTTCAAATCATGTGATGCTTGTCTTGTTCATTCTTCCAACAGTATTTTCTGATTAATGTCAACTCTTGCCAAGCTAGCTCTAATGAGTGGGGGCGCTCTACCATTGGGAATTTGGcaaaacaaaagtaatgaacatTACATTGGTTTCCTTCCACATTGGAGAACCACGGTCCAGAATTTTGTGAAGACTTTGTGTTTATTGAAGTAAATCCTCCTCTCGCATCAGGGAAAACCCCTTGATTGGGGGAGGCTAGAGTATGTGGGGGGAAATTGTCGGCAGGTAAAGGGGAAGGATGTTTTATCCTGTAATGGCATGATCATAAAAGTACATTGATAATAGAAAAAATGCTGTCCCAGTGACTGAACATTTACTGCATAGAAGTACCCATTTCCTTCATCCCAAAATCTGTCTATTCTCCGCTGAattgtttcatttgaaaaaaagtgaAGTGATCTCGTACCCTCATTGTTTGTCGCACCTTTCCAAAATGTCATTTTAGAGTGCCCTTCCAAGCACATTGAGCGGCATTTAATCGTCGTCACTTCTTAATTAATTGGTGTGGTAAATTAACTTGTGTCGCAACAGAGGGACGCCATCACCAGTTGAGAATCTAAAGAACTCTTTATTGTATATAATGGGTATATTGTGGAATGtcggtttaaggtagaatgcgccttgggaaCATATATAAAGAATAtaaaactttttcaatacattttcgGTCAACCGTCTGTGGGAGcgcattttgaagctcatgcagtaaaatttttcgccggcttatttttgtgaaaatcgaacgTTATTTCCTTTTGGAGTTAACACATGGAgatcagcaattttgaatttcaagtgtcggttaATGTCTGTTAATTTGTACAcagcgaccccccccccccgatttttattcttaattccgGCCctaatggtttaaagtttccttggggAAGTTTGGGAAAAAGTGTAACTCCTTCAGAGTTGAGGCGCGAATTACCTAAACATTATTTGATAAGTAATTTTGCTCGACCGAGGTCGTTGAGATCTTTCAGACTTCATAGGAGGTGACCTTGAGTCACGTGACTGTCTCTTGAAAATCATCATGACGCGATGGAGACAAATGCTTTTTAAGCGAGATTTGTAGAAAATCAGACTGGTTATGAGTTGAATGTTAAAGGATGCATTACCACTTTGGAAACGTTAAATGGGAATTGTTTATACCTTTTAGGTTGTGCTTGACTGAAAGACctattttgtactttttgttttgtttcattagCAAACACCCCGTTTCATTCATCTCCCTGTAGTATGCTGTAATTCCAAATATTTGCTGTGTCAGCACATTACACTCTGTAAAAGGCAATGTTATTTTCGACGAATGAAATTAACCCGGACTAACATTCAGTGAACAACTGCAACAACCTTGGACATATCTTACATACAGGTTGCGTTTAGGAATCGAAAACGGGCATTTAGAAACGATTTCGTGAGTACACTAAGAAAATTGTGTTTAACAGGGAGGAAGAAACACAGAACACGTCAAATGTTAAAGTTAATGAAACTACGATAGATGAACAGAATACAGAGGCTTTTTAGCATTATAATGTAATAATTCTGAATGTACATGCCTTTATTTAACGCACGCGACACCTTCGatatcagacatattttgaccGGGTCTGTGCCGGCTTGACATCGCCCATCGCAATTTAGCTATGTCAAGGATAATGCAACTGACTGAAACTATAGAACAAACAGAATTTTCAGTTAATGAGTTCTCACTACTTGTCGAACATGATTCTCTTAGAATACatctttttctgttttctgaGTATTACTAATATAAGTATTCCGTACAGCTTACTTTGTAATGAAGGTATGATGTCATTGGATGATTGCATTTTCTAACGTCATAGCAGTATTCAAAAAACAGCTCAACCAATCGGATCACGGCAATTCGATTTCTCGCGTGCGAAGGCTGAACACCTGTGCCCTATAAGTTACCTCGCCAGTGCAAACGTGTTCAGTCATCGTTTTGCCGTCTGCCCAGTCGCGTATATTGACCAAAGCGCTGTGTGAGCTGCGGAGGTTTGCGTAACCGTCACACGATGGTAAACCCACTTCTTTGTTTGCTCCTCGTTTTCACGGTGTCTTTTCGGTTGAATGCGGTCGCCTTCGAGGAAAACCGTGTTTCAATTGAGAAGGAACTTGAAAAGGCTGAAGCCGAAGTCAACGACCTGGTAGACAAGGACCTGACATTTGACGAACACTCAAAGTCGCTGGCCGCGGTACTTGATAGCATCCAGGTGAGGCCATACCactatttcaccaaaaatgttcagcGAGAACTCCACGTTTATTCAAGCTATAGAAAGCCCGTTATTCATGAAAAAACCTAAGTATTAGCGAAAATTACAACTGAATTCTATTACATTCCAAATGTTTGACTGTGGGCGTGCCTGCCTTGGCACGGTTGTTGCCTACAAAAGCAGTGCTTTCCCAAATGTGTGCATTTTTCTAGAGTAAAAACATTCGCGCATGAAGCGTACTTATTTACATGGTTAATGTGAAAACTGATTTCCTGTCTCAACATCAGTGTCGAGTATTACTGATGCCAACTAACTAGAATACAGGTACACGCGTATCTATTATTCCTTGAATTGGAAGTCTGTAAAGTCGGCCAAATGTTTAGGCTCCTGCCGTATTTCACTCGTTGTCGAGAGTTGCGAAATTGGTGTACCCAGAGAAAGTAGgtatatttttttcaggaaTAGTCTGTCTGCCGTGATTCTCAACGTTAACACTACAAAATAAATGTTCTCTTTTAAGTTGTTGAAAACACAAGTTTCACACATCGACTGTATTGAGAAAAAAGGAATacaaagatgaaaaaaaaagacaacgaAACGATGACTTTCGTAGAAAATGCATCATTCAAAAATGTGTCCAACTGTAAATGTCATCACTACATATGCGCCTTTCTTTATAATTTGTACGTTCTGAGGGGGCGCCGcggctgcacccaacacagcgtattttgctcaaaatcactgttttgcaagtattcaattttaattaatttgttaaccaaagattaaaatattggctgGGTTCacattttagcttgtcaagcagttgtaagttgcCTGATacagaaatgttaatttatgcaaatgcatACAAATTTTAATAGCATgggattttcataattttacaatGACAGAACTCTATAGAAATCTTTACAAAAGCAGTGTATATGTTTTCTATATTTGCATTTCTCACAACTAAAAGTGTTTACTGAGCCTGTTTGTCCGTATCCTGTTACCCTTGTCCATTACTTCATAGAACACTTTGGAATAGCCATTCTTAATGCTCTTAGTTGTGAAAACTACTCTTTTAGAGATGACTTCCAAATCTCAAATAAATTTGTTTGCGAGATAGTTTCCACCTTCAAAGACGTCTGCGATGTGAATTAATTAATCTGGCATCGTTCCATTCTTTGAAAAACGgaacttttgttttcatattttataaatttattgGCCCGCATGATTTGTTCCCGGATGCTGTTTTGTGTGGGCTTCATTCGAACCTGTGCTTTTCTCATCCCTTGCCAGCTTAATGAAAATACAAGTCTAGAGTGCCATCCCGAAATTTACTCAAATGCAATGGACCATCGATAATTCTTGATACCCATCTAAACTTAAGGGCCTTGACTATGGAGTAATATCAATCATCCGAAATTCTCCCTTTTCTaaattatttgttaaaattacTCTATTAATCTTTCCGCCTTTCCCTTGAGAAATGAGGGCGAGGTTCAGTTTCGGGTATGCATGCTTTTGCGTCACAAGCAGGACAGCAAGATGCGCGCAAATACCGTACCAGCTCATTATCCTTGTCTTGTCTCAGAGAATACGAGAATAGACTGTGCATTGCAGGGAGAGTGTTTGTCTTGATGTTTTGCGAACATATGGAGATTACTTTTGGCGATTTGCTGCTGTGCAGTCGGCGAATCTTCTCTTGGCATAAGAGTGCTTCCATGAGAGAAAGAAAACTGTTGCTCATGTGCAAACAAGTTTAACAGCACAGGAATCTTGTTTTCGGAGTTTTCCTAGATTTTCTAATTAGGCAAGGCTGTTCTTAAATGAAAATATCTGATCATCTCCATAAAGAATGTGTTGTATACCGTATTTCTATGAGAgttgtttttatatttcaggaaaaACTCGACGAGCTGGAAAGGAAATCACGCAATATAGAAGATGATCTGGCGAAAAGAATAGAGCTTCTATCAAGAGAGCGCAGAGACACGTGTGATTGTGAACAGACCATTGAAGATATACTAAGCGCTACATACGTTAACGGTAAAACAATCCGACATATGTTGTACAGGCAAAAACTGATGTCATACCCGCCATAGATAAAACGCACCTACCCTGTTGTGGCGCCACTCGCCGCTTCTGCGAGTCTTCACCAACTTTTGACGTAACCTGAGTAACATTCAAGCAATGCAATGAAGTGGGAGACTCCCCATGCATTGCAGTCAGTGCCGCCATTATGGGATACTGTGCTTTGTCTATTGCGGGTTTGACACGTGTTTGTGGCGACACAACACTCTGAATTTGCCGTAGTCAGTCTTGTGAGGCCGTGCCATTTCATGATTATGGCCAATTCCTCCGCTGTATCTTTGCGTGATTTACAAATCTGGcgtaaaaataaatctttgatAAGAGAGGACGGCAAAAGTTCCTGTAGGCCTCCCAACCTTGGAAATCACTTTCATCGTGGACTTTCCTTGGAAGAAGAATatcaaatacaacttttggAGGGGGTTAGGGTTGGAGTTAGGGACATACTTAGGTGTTATAGATCATGCCTAAGAAAACAAATGaggtaggggggggggggcttgaggAACTCGCAAAGTCTAGGGATATTTCGATCTTAATTCCTTTCTTCTATAAAAACAAATGGTGCTTGCCGAGATAGGATAGCTCAGCAATTTACATGTCGTGTTTTTCAGACGATAGGCGTTTTTGCGATTGGAcgttgaaatattaaatttgacaaagggAAGAGCCTGCATATTTTTGTATTCGAGATCTTTAGTCGAGAATCATGGGTAGCAAATAGGGGTAATTTTTATTGAACTGCAAAACTACCGAGattcatatattttgaatcATATATGTTGCACTCAGACTGTATTTGACCTTGAGATAGAGAACAAAACAGTGTAACAGCTCTCAAAAGGCGACAGTATCCATGTTTAACTTTCATCTCTCACAGACTACGAATGTTACACCGCAGCTGACGGTTCGGATTACAGAGGAAACGTTTCGCGAACCGCGAGTGGACTGGTCTGTCAGAATTGGAATTCCCAAACCCCTCACTCCCACGAGATCACCCCTGCCGATCACAGTTCCAGTGGCATCGGCGACCACAACTACTGCCGCAACCCGGACAGTGCGAGTACCCCGTGGTGCTTCACCGAAGTCGACGTGCCACGGTCTCAGTACTGTGACGTTGGTGCACCAAGTGACGAATGCCCGAGAGGTGAGTGTAAATCCAGTGACACAATCGTGTACGCAATAAAGTTGTACTTTTGTAGGTTTGAAGTCCGCCCCGCGGAAATGCTATTAGGGAAAGAATTCGCCTTTTCTGCGTTCTTTCTATTTAAACTCTAGAATCCTGGATGTCCAAAGCGTATCAAAGCTAACGATTACCAAAGCGTACAATGTAGGGGGACATATATCTCGGTATTTTGTGATTCAGCTGTTTATTATGTACCTGTTTTAGACCggttttgaaaagaaaagttgaaaaaaatgagTTATGGGTAAGCCCTTTCCTACACTGTCTCGCGACCGAATGCAATCTTTGAACGTGTTCGGCTAGTCCGCTAGGCGTTCAGAACGAAAGTTAGGTATCTGACGGAATCGCTTATATTATTTACGAGAGCTGGCCTTTCTATAGACCATAATCTCATTATTAATGATGTACACGTACTGGACTTATGTAAAATGTCAACACTTTATATTGCCATATCTTGTCATTGCAGAATATATAACGTTGACTGCAGTCACGTTCGTAATCTACGGCGAGACGTCGTGCCCGTCTGGCGCTGATCTTGTTTATACAGGTATTTATATCagttaaatgtttcaaaaagGGCAAAAAAATTTTACCACTTTAAACGAAATTGAAAGTTGTGTGTATCGAGCAAACAAATGGTCGATTTAAGAAAATCAATGTAATGTGAAAAAGACGATACCAATACTACAAACTCCCACATGCTTGCAGGATGTCACATTGTAGTATAAACCATAGAGGTGAAAAAGACGTTTCTGCTTCGATTCTTGAAGAGGCATTCAGTTTACATGGAAACAAACAAGTGATCTTGCGTATAGTACGTAATAAAATCTTCAGTGTTTAAAACCAatttaatattccaaaatttGAGTCTCCGCAAAACAAAGGAATTTAATGACTCTGATTATGTGCAGTATAGGAAAACCGGCAAAATCAATACAAATTCTCCGACCAATATCACTCACACCGTTCGCTCATCGTAATCGCAAATTTCGTAAAAAATTTCGTTTTTACCCCATCACACGACAGGATTTATTGGAAGTACGATGTCGACCGACGAAGGTGGCGGTGTCAACTACTTGTGTATGCCAGACAATCCCATTTACAACAGAGTCGTGAACGGTGTACAGGACAGTAGAGCCTACTTGTACCACACGCAGTACAGGAATCTGATAGGTGGACAGGCTTTGAGAGAACTGAGTAGCGGTGATGCACCTTGCGGAGTCTGCAGGGTTCCAAACCAAAGCACCGTTCTCATGATTCCGGCCAGGAACGTCTGTCCGGACGACTCGTGGACTCTGCAGTACAGCGGTTACCTGGTGGCGCAGAGGGTCTACATCAGACACAGCCGGACAGAGTTTATCTGTTTGAGCTCGAATGCTGTGGAGCTCGTCGGTACGGAAAGTTACGCGCTTGGCGGCAGTATGTACAACGTAGAGGGTCGATGCAAAAAGGACAGCGCAATGGACAACGGAAATTACGTCGACGGAGGCGAACTCACATGCGCAGTATGCACAAAATAAACACCCGCTTGCAGTGTCAATGTAGATTATGAATTATGTGATTTCATCTAATATTCGAATAAATTTTCGTAtgtctatttatttatattcgctcattaatataatttatatttactGAAAAATTTACGCATTTTGCCAGACACACAGCAGTCATACCTATTACGATTCATAGCTAAATCATACAGAAATAAGACTTTCCAAGAATTTCCGATACTATAATTGCAAACTTTTGTATCattctttaaaatattgttgtAGTTCGAATTTAGTTTCACTGACTATAATTACAGAGATCCAGGAAAAAATAACCCTTCATTATGATTGGCCGCCTTGACAGATTtatacttttacagtttgttgtATCACATTTCTGTATGGTCCTTTTCGATTTGCTGTACATACTTCGGgctatttcaagaaatttactCCTACATTCTAGCTCACTTTGTGTACCAGATTTCCCTGTGtgttcattttcaatgaaaGCTAACAATCATCTGTAATTTCTCTAAGTCTAGTAAAGTTGAAATTTAGTTACTTCGGATAGTATTGAACGGCTCTCATTCTCTGCTTGTGGCAGTTTGACACTAGACAGAACGAGATTGTACGTTAGGACAGATGTGGCttcatttttttgtgtgtacaaacGATAGGATCTGCGTTTAGATTCTACACATATCTTAACTATGCGTGAAACTACAAGCATTGATACAACAAACAACATTTTAGATGTCCATCCCGTCTACATTTTTTCTATTtaggtttttgtttttatttacgaagaatgtcaattaaaatataatttgtaaACAAGTGTGTTGTGTAGAAAAGGATTTCCTTTAAACGACATCCAGAAAACTGTTTGCGCATTCAATCATCTCTAaagtttctgtatttgtctATAAATTCGAAGCCTTGTTTAAAGTTTGAACAATACAAGTCAACTTTCGAATAAACCAAATCTAATTGTCGGAAATTCCAATTCTGACGCTCATTTTACGTCAGAGATCGACAGAACTGAGGCCAATTAAGAAAATTGGTTAAAAATACATGCGTGGGACAAATTGGTTGGGATTTTTTATTTgagatttttttgtttctctggtCTTGCAGTCGTTCTATAATTCTAAAATTCTTTAAACTCTTGTTCAAAAACTCCTTGAGAAATGCATGAAATGTATGATACAAACTGTCGTGACAGTACGACAGGAAAGTGGGATACTACAAAATGGAAGGTACAGGTCATAGCATCAATGGTTCAAATCTGTATACAGGTCGTGAAAAACATTGAATTGTGACTATTATATGATAAATAAATGCTACGTGAAAGCATATCCATATATAACCTGTAAAAACTAACGAAATAAAAGCGAGTTTTGCCTGTAGTGGGCGGCGCTTTCCCATCTCAAACGGCAGTTTCAAACCTGCACAGCGTCGTCCGCTGCACTGTTCCTTAGCACAGAAACTTTTCGATTTGTGTCAGAAACCAGTTTCTTGAAGATTTAGGGCGGATGCTTCCACCTATATAATTTTCGTACTTGCTAGCCATAGTAAAGTTCTCTGGATTCCTGCACATGGTTCCCCGCATGCGTATCAACTTTGACAAACATTACGTCATTATCCGGGTAATTACCCTGTGCACTCAGCGCAAAAACACCATCCGAAACGCTGCATTCAACTTTGTCTAATTTGAGCATTTATCAGTTTCCACTGCTTCGacagtttttttgaaaagctataaTAGCACAATGTGTTTTTCGCCTTCGATATAAAATTCGAatacatttaaatattaaacattaaacagTTGTAAATTTTTGGACATGCTGAAGAACCATTCTTGACCTATCATTTCAGAGAAATGTTTGTGTATTGCTGACCATTTTGATACTCTATTAGTTACAGTTGTAACGTTTTCACCACAAAttacctgtaaacaggtcctTAATCATAATCGATTATAACGGATTTGTGGCAAACTACGGTGGCGAAGGGCTTAAATTGTCTTATAAATGACATGAGGAATGTACCAGAGCTTGTTTGTCATGCGGCAGAATCTGTGTCAGAGTGTGTACACATATGGATAAATGAATACTCTCGATGTTACGAATGTGACGCTTGGATATTATTCTCTGATACaaatttttcttcgttcagcgaccgaaaatacgagtgacgcaCTGAACATGTGAATACTGGttgaagacgagtggtgacttAGTCTTTACGTCACTCATATTTTTCTAGGTGAACCTAGAACAATATTAGGAAATAGCAAACTTATCACCTGctcaagccaagaattcgttattttttgcaaaaggaAAGTTTTACATAAAGATTCCACATTTGGGCTTTTGAATTcaggaataatatcaatacgccATGGGccagttgtcaatcatttctcgTCGTTTGTCACGTGATCGAGGAAAAACGTGCTCACGTTCGTGTATGGAGCAAATACCGGACGATCTCTCTGTCTACACGTACCTTCCGCGAAGTTATACAAGATTTTAAAGTTAGCATAAGCCCAGAAATTTACCTCAGACAAAGTTGCGCTAATTttcgacaagaaaaataaagtcaaTCTCAACGGCGCGAACATTGTAATGTCCGTCAAGCCGGCCAAGCCCGACTCTCGTCGCAATCCTTAAAGAACCGTCATGTAATGCGACCAGCTTTTGAGTTCATTGTTTCCGAAAAATGTTCACGTAATTTGAATATACGGTGGTTACAGATCTTGTGTTTCCATTGTTCGGATTATCATTGTCGTATTGCTTTGTGGtagtaccaggtgtccggattGGCTCAGCGTTCCCGTCTTGCTTGCTGCACTGGTCAAAATTGACCAGAGTCTCAATTTTAGTGTAATATCGCAAATATCATGAACTTCTACAAAGACAAAACGTAAAGCCATTTGCCAgtagaaaatgtaaatattttgtaggTGAACAGCTAAAATCTATGaactttaaaataaacaacaggtAAATGTTATCGACTACACGTCTAATGCTatgaagaaaatactgttttcatAAAACATTGAATGTTTGAAGAATGAATATAAGCTACTCATTGAATGAAGCCTTTCATCGCGTTAACGCGTAAGCGATATTTCcatcaattaatcaatttttgagaatatttggAAGGACATTCAATTAATTGCAAATTGCGTTTCTACGAATCCTCAATTGAAACTAAACTATTTATAAACGACATCTGTTCTCGTTAATCATCTGTTACCGTCGACGAGACTGAAATCGAGAAAAGTAGAAAAGCGAAGCCTGGTAGACAAACTCGCAATAACTGAACTTGTCATGTGACCGACATTTTGTCGACCAAGTTTCAGGTATACCAATTTTTCTACCTTCAATCATTAGCCTCTTCTCTGTTACTATGACAGATTTGTCAGTACGTTTCGTGAATCTTGGAATTTTGCTTATTTGAGTCATGGACAGTagacgggggggggggaacttCTACTCTCTATGTTTGAGTGCAGTGACTTTGAAAGGTGCTTTGTGGTCCAAAATTTGCGATGTTCGCACAATGAAAATAGTACACATTGAATTAACGGGTTATGGTGTCGAGTGAATGGGCTCTGATCTCTGTATATTCAGATCGGTTCTAAAGCGTGGGCATAACCAGTATCAGATCAGCTGGTATGACATCATCGAGAAGCGACTTATCAGCAATCAGATGCTTACTATGTACATGGATACTTGCTTTGAGTCTCTGCCTTGTTTCGTGTATCTGTCACTGTTGCTTTCACCGAATGCCGTcattgttttaatgtttcaactaTTGCCTGTCGTGGATGGACTATTGTCGCTACTGTACCGTGTTCATGTGATCAGAACCGATAATATCCTTTCAACTGAATCTGTGCTCATTTTCTCAACGATTGCTTCGACTCTACGGACTACGGCTCTGAGTGCATAAACTACTCGTTCTCTGAGATTCATCTCCCGTCAACAGTCTACAGTCGTTGTTCAGTAATTCCGACTTCGGTAAACTCGACTTGCAGTTTGATACTCTATCTGTTATAGTTGTAACGTTTTCACCACAAAttacctgtaaacaggtcctcAATCATAACCGATTATAATATTGATAATAGATTTGTGGCAAAGCACGGTGGCGAAGGGCTTAAATTGTCTTAGAAATGACATGAGGAATGTACCAAAGCTTGCTTTGTCATGCGGCAGAACTGTCGATGTTACGAATGTGACGCTTGGATATTATTCCctgatacaattttttgttcgTTCAGCGACCGAAAATTCGAGTGACGCACTGGACATCTTAACACTGGTTTAAGACGAGTGATCACTCAGTCTTTACATCACACATATTTTTTCGAGGTGAACCTAGAATAATATTAGGGAATATCAAACTTATCACCAGCTCAaaccaagaattcgttattttttgcaaaaggaAAGTTTTACATAACGATTCcacatttgaacttttgaattaCTTCAGGAATGATATCAATACGCCATGGGCttgttgtcaatcatttctagtCGTTTGTCACGTGATCGAGGAGAAACGTGCTCACGTTGGTGTATGGAGCAAATACCGGACGATCTCGCGGTCTACACGTACCTACCGCGAAGTTATACACGATTTTAAAGTTAGCATAAGCCCAGAATTTTAACCCTCGGACAAAGTTGCGCTAATTttcgacaagaaaaataaact belongs to Ptychodera flava strain L36383 chromosome 17, AS_Pfla_20210202, whole genome shotgun sequence and includes:
- the LOC139115275 gene encoding uncharacterized protein, with protein sequence MVNPLLCLLLVFTVSFRLNAVAFEENRVSIEKELEKAEAEVNDLVDKDLTFDEHSKSLAAVLDSIQEKLDELERKSRNIEDDLAKRIELLSRERRDTCDCEQTIEDILSATYVNDYECYTAADGSDYRGNVSRTASGLVCQNWNSQTPHSHEITPADHSSSGIGDHNYCRNPDSASTPWCFTEVDVPRSQYCDVGAPSDECPREYITLTAVTFVIYGETSCPSGADLVYTGFIGSTMSTDEGGGVNYLCMPDNPIYNRVVNGVQDSRAYLYHTQYRNLIGGQALRELSSGDAPCGVCRVPNQSTVLMIPARNVCPDDSWTLQYSGYLVAQRVYIRHSRTEFICLSSNAVELVGTESYALGGSMYNVEGRCKKDSAMDNGNYVDGGELTCAVCTK